Proteins encoded by one window of Alkalinema sp. FACHB-956:
- a CDS encoding EutN/CcmL family microcompartment protein: protein MQIAKVRGTVVSTQKEPNLGGVKFLLVQLLDEEGSPLPVYEVAADKVGAGVGEWVLISRGSGSRNVEGHRDRPIDAAVVAIIDTVTVDNQRLYDKGTQW from the coding sequence ATGCAAATCGCCAAAGTTCGCGGCACCGTTGTCAGTACGCAGAAAGAGCCGAATTTAGGAGGCGTCAAGTTTCTCCTAGTGCAGCTTTTAGATGAAGAAGGTAGTCCGTTGCCGGTCTACGAAGTTGCTGCTGATAAAGTAGGCGCTGGGGTAGGTGAGTGGGTGCTGATTAGTCGAGGCAGTGGTTCTCGCAACGTTGAAGGACATCGCGATCGCCCGATCGACGCCGCCGTAGTGGCCATTATTGACACAGTCACGGTTGATAATCAGCGCCTCTACGACAAAGGCACCCAATGGTAA
- a CDS encoding ribulose bisphosphate carboxylase small subunit, whose amino-acid sequence MAAQTSFAAPPTPWSRTLAEPKIHESAYVHVFSNLIGDVRVGENVLIAPGTSVRADEGTPFHIGRNTNLQDGVVVHGLDQGRVLGDDGESYSVWIGNNSSITHMALVHGPAYVGDHCFIGFRSTVFNARVGAGSIVMMHCLIQDVEIPPGKYVPSGSIITNQQQADRLPDVQEQDKHFAKHVIGINEALRSGYHCAEDTACILPIKNDMATTYQSKSPVAEVVDHVRQLLAQGYRIGTEHANKRQFQNGGWKSCSPIQATAESAVLGELQSCLADHAGEYVRLIGIDAKAKKRVMEKIIQRPEDAPLTFSGAASSNGYTAAPSYASNGHKPSAAAVDSSLSAQIRQVLGRGGKIAVEYANKRQFQTSSWQNAGFLQASGESGVVAELNRILAQQAGNYVRIVGVDPVAKKRLLEAIVQRPNGQATVSTSSASSNGFSSAASVSAPAASSDLAGQIQQLLNQGAVIGLEYADQRRYRASSWTTVPPIQGRSAGEIANAVSSFIAQHGNDYVRLIGVDTRAKKRLAEVVVHRPGAKAPAAASSASYGASYSAPAASAPVSAGSLSAQTVDQIRQLVRAGHKITLEYADQRRFRINSWQTAGVVQASNESGAIANVEAILADYAGMYVRIIGTDGSKRRVLEAVIQKPGK is encoded by the coding sequence ATGGCAGCCCAAACTTCTTTTGCGGCTCCGCCGACTCCCTGGTCACGCACCCTAGCGGAACCAAAAATTCACGAGTCTGCCTATGTGCACGTTTTTTCCAATTTAATTGGAGACGTGCGGGTCGGAGAAAATGTACTCATTGCACCGGGTACCTCTGTCCGGGCAGATGAAGGAACCCCATTCCACATTGGTCGCAATACCAACCTGCAGGATGGGGTCGTGGTGCACGGCCTTGATCAAGGTCGCGTCCTGGGAGACGACGGTGAATCCTATTCGGTTTGGATCGGAAACAATTCATCCATCACACACATGGCCTTGGTGCATGGTCCTGCCTACGTCGGCGATCATTGCTTCATCGGCTTTCGCTCTACGGTGTTTAACGCACGGGTAGGCGCGGGTTCGATCGTGATGATGCATTGTCTCATCCAAGATGTGGAAATTCCGCCTGGGAAATATGTTCCCTCTGGGTCAATCATTACCAACCAGCAGCAAGCCGATCGCCTGCCAGACGTGCAGGAGCAGGACAAGCACTTCGCTAAGCATGTGATTGGAATTAACGAAGCGCTGCGATCGGGTTATCACTGCGCCGAAGACACTGCTTGTATCCTTCCGATTAAAAACGACATGGCTACTACCTATCAGTCTAAAAGTCCAGTAGCGGAAGTGGTGGATCACGTGCGTCAACTCTTGGCGCAGGGCTACCGCATCGGTACCGAGCACGCTAACAAGCGTCAGTTTCAGAACGGTGGATGGAAGAGCTGTTCTCCCATTCAAGCCACTGCAGAATCTGCGGTGCTGGGTGAACTTCAATCCTGTTTAGCCGATCACGCCGGGGAATACGTCCGGTTGATTGGCATCGACGCGAAAGCCAAGAAACGGGTGATGGAGAAAATCATTCAACGCCCAGAGGATGCACCTTTGACCTTTAGCGGTGCCGCTTCCAGCAATGGCTATACAGCAGCTCCTAGCTATGCTTCCAACGGCCACAAGCCATCGGCAGCAGCGGTCGATAGCTCTCTCTCGGCTCAGATCCGGCAAGTCCTGGGTCGCGGCGGCAAGATTGCGGTCGAGTACGCCAACAAGCGCCAATTCCAGACTTCCTCTTGGCAGAATGCTGGATTTCTCCAAGCTTCTGGGGAATCTGGGGTGGTGGCAGAACTGAATCGCATCTTGGCTCAGCAAGCGGGCAATTACGTTCGCATTGTCGGCGTTGATCCGGTGGCGAAGAAACGCCTGCTGGAAGCGATCGTGCAGCGTCCCAATGGACAAGCCACGGTGAGCACGTCTTCTGCCTCCTCCAATGGATTCTCTAGCGCGGCGAGTGTTTCTGCGCCTGCGGCCAGTAGTGATTTAGCCGGTCAAATTCAGCAATTGCTGAATCAAGGTGCGGTAATTGGGTTGGAATACGCGGATCAGCGCCGCTACCGTGCGTCTTCTTGGACAACGGTTCCGCCTATCCAAGGTCGCAGCGCCGGTGAGATTGCCAACGCCGTGAGTAGCTTTATTGCCCAGCACGGCAATGATTACGTTCGCTTGATTGGGGTCGATACCCGTGCCAAGAAGCGTTTGGCTGAAGTCGTGGTGCATCGTCCCGGTGCGAAAGCGCCCGCAGCAGCTAGCAGCGCCAGCTATGGGGCTAGCTACAGTGCTCCGGCAGCCAGTGCTCCGGTTTCCGCAGGCAGCTTGAGTGCCCAGACTGTGGATCAGATTCGCCAATTGGTGCGCGCTGGTCACAAGATTACGCTGGAATACGCTGACCAACGTCGTTTCCGGATCAACTCCTGGCAAACGGCGGGCGTCGTGCAGGCAAGCAATGAGTCTGGCGCGATCGCCAATGTAGAGGCGATCTTGGCTGACTATGCTGGCATGTACGTCCGCATCATCGGCACCGACGGGTCTAAGCGTCGGGTGCTGGAAGCCGTTATCCAAAAACCTGGGAAATAG
- a CDS encoding Uma2 family endonuclease, with amino-acid sequence MTFSVPVSKPISQLQLAPGSRVTIPGVSWEEFEEILQELGNQRLARIAYSDRTLEIMVPLPEHEIPTDLIADIVKLLLRSTGTRYQPFGSTTFKQQGLAGVEPDACFDIQNCERIIGRRRLEPGDPPPDLAIETDVTSATTLAAYQAIAVPEVWIYANGHLTIDLLQAGNYIPSATSGLFPQLPLVEWVEQAIDRAWQVVSLQALDELQAKL; translated from the coding sequence ATGACATTTTCTGTGCCTGTCAGTAAACCGATCAGTCAGCTTCAACTGGCTCCCGGTAGCCGTGTAACAATTCCTGGGGTCAGTTGGGAGGAATTTGAGGAGATTTTGCAAGAGTTGGGCAATCAGCGCTTAGCCCGCATTGCTTACAGTGACAGGACATTGGAAATCATGGTGCCGTTGCCTGAGCATGAAATTCCGACTGACTTAATCGCCGATATCGTCAAACTGCTGCTGCGATCGACGGGAACCCGCTATCAACCCTTTGGCTCAACCACCTTCAAGCAACAGGGCCTCGCAGGGGTAGAACCCGATGCTTGTTTTGATATCCAAAACTGTGAGCGAATAATTGGTCGGCGTCGCTTGGAACCTGGCGATCCCCCTCCAGACCTTGCCATTGAAACGGATGTGACCTCAGCAACGACCCTTGCCGCGTATCAAGCGATCGCAGTGCCCGAAGTTTGGATCTATGCCAACGGCCATTTAACTATTGACTTGCTGCAAGCTGGAAATTATATTCCTTCCGCCACAAGTGGCCTTTTTCCTCAGTTGCCTTTGGTGGAATGGGTGGAACAAGCGATCGATCGGGCATGGCAAGTCGTTAGTTTACAAGCCTTAGACGAATTGCAAGCTAAGTTGTGA
- a CDS encoding NUDIX domain-containing protein has product MRTSRIRPIAICLFREGQRILVSEGFDPVKQSHFCRPLGGGIEFGESSEAAIAREILEETGQTIQNIQLLGVLENRFVYNGTLGHEIVFVYDAEFVDRALYEQGEVAWCEHDDGSSPEIARWQSLEELQVSQRQLVPEALIQWLG; this is encoded by the coding sequence ATGAGAACCTCCCGCATTCGACCGATCGCCATTTGTCTATTTCGAGAGGGTCAACGTATTTTGGTCTCTGAAGGTTTTGATCCGGTCAAGCAGAGCCATTTTTGCCGACCGCTTGGGGGAGGCATTGAGTTTGGGGAATCCAGCGAAGCCGCGATCGCGCGGGAAATCCTAGAAGAAACGGGACAAACCATCCAGAATATCCAACTGCTAGGCGTCTTGGAAAATCGCTTTGTTTACAACGGCACACTAGGGCATGAAATCGTATTTGTCTACGATGCAGAATTTGTCGATCGCGCACTCTACGAACAAGGTGAAGTGGCTTGGTGCGAGCATGATGATGGCAGCTCCCCCGAGATCGCGCGCTGGCAAAGTCTAGAAGAACTCCAGGTTAGCCAGAGGCAGTTGGTTCCAGAAGCGCTGATCCAATGGTTGGGCTAG
- a CDS encoding SgcJ/EcaC family oxidoreductase, with protein MTIQFNRNHFIVRSCVASAVAIVVGFAAPMQAMPSKTTSGVKETSAKTIYAETMPSAAAVEALGTAWGKALASRDPHKIHALYDKEAVLLATFTNELDTPTEIHNYFVGLTKREGLQVQFDEQNIRILDNDTATNSGLYTFSFIENGKRVFVPARYTFVYAKRGNDWLIIEHHSSVRPEKTEVKSGQK; from the coding sequence ATGACAATTCAATTTAATCGGAATCACTTTATTGTGCGTTCCTGCGTTGCAAGTGCAGTTGCGATCGTTGTTGGTTTTGCAGCGCCTATGCAGGCCATGCCCAGCAAAACCACTTCTGGGGTGAAAGAAACCAGTGCAAAGACAATTTACGCAGAAACGATGCCCTCAGCAGCGGCGGTAGAAGCGTTGGGTACGGCTTGGGGCAAGGCTTTGGCCAGTCGCGATCCGCACAAGATCCACGCTTTATACGATAAAGAAGCCGTTCTTCTAGCAACATTTACAAACGAATTGGACACCCCTACGGAAATCCATAACTATTTTGTGGGTTTAACCAAGCGAGAAGGATTGCAAGTTCAATTTGATGAGCAAAACATTCGCATTCTCGACAACGACACTGCAACCAATTCTGGACTATACACATTCTCATTTATTGAAAATGGTAAGCGTGTGTTTGTTCCTGCTCGCTACACATTTGTCTATGCAAAACGCGGCAATGATTGGTTGATTATCGAACACCATTCTTCCGTTCGGCCTGAAAAAACCGAGGTGAAATCTGGACAAAAATAA
- a CDS encoding iron uptake porin produces the protein MRTVKGGKRWTVNQWWVNSWAIVGLGSLVAGPSASWAAGLPCPTLDVSCAEISAPVARPDPIEDPGYLANQPLANNPSPENSATVEPGTVEPEAVEPGTVEPGTLNQIEPGTGNQTGVDPALSQLPLVSELSDIQPSDWAYKAVKALVERYGIVVGYPDGTFRGDRPINRYEFAAILSQLRDRIEQFIEESQNEGALGDLATVRNLQNFYQEAFDELQNRLTNTIEPLTAELERQQFSTTTKLGIRSDQLLTNGTRGKATFVSRTRLNLNTSFLGNDLLVTQLEAGNQGRDAISENQRQKGGVLETLGILADGGGLDPVTSEAGIRLRKLYYSFQPIENLTVAVGTALPPSAFVDHNTFANDSGQNFISSFFSNNPLIVQNEIDRVGGAGVAVSWQVQEALTLRGLFVGADANDPTQGLFHDRYQGTIEAEYQFDQPITLRLQYTNGNVNGSVINAFGANAEWAVNRQFGVFARVGIGHYQGFNRALGDDLDLNPKTWAIGGILRNFVIPGSKAGLAIGQPFVTKDLGNATQTNVEAYFGLLLNDYINFSPSVMVLTNPDNRKGATVWQWSLRMTFEF, from the coding sequence GTGAGAACTGTGAAGGGCGGCAAACGGTGGACAGTCAACCAGTGGTGGGTCAATTCATGGGCGATCGTAGGACTGGGTAGCCTAGTCGCAGGGCCGAGCGCCAGTTGGGCGGCGGGTTTACCCTGCCCGACCTTAGACGTTAGCTGCGCAGAAATCAGTGCGCCAGTTGCCCGACCAGACCCGATCGAGGATCCAGGTTATCTGGCAAATCAACCACTTGCCAACAACCCATCTCCTGAGAACAGCGCAACCGTCGAACCGGGAACTGTCGAACCGGAAGCTGTTGAGCCGGGAACTGTTGAGCCGGGAACCCTTAACCAGATTGAACCGGGAACCGGGAATCAGACAGGGGTGGATCCTGCTCTCTCCCAGTTACCCCTCGTCTCCGAACTATCAGATATTCAGCCTTCGGATTGGGCCTATAAAGCGGTCAAAGCATTGGTGGAGCGGTATGGCATTGTCGTAGGGTATCCGGATGGGACATTTCGCGGCGATCGACCGATTAATCGGTATGAATTTGCTGCGATCCTGAGTCAATTGCGCGATCGCATTGAGCAGTTTATTGAAGAGTCCCAAAATGAAGGAGCCTTGGGAGACTTAGCGACCGTCAGGAATCTCCAGAATTTTTATCAAGAGGCGTTTGATGAATTACAGAACCGTCTGACTAACACGATCGAACCCTTGACCGCTGAGTTGGAAAGGCAGCAGTTCTCCACCACCACCAAGTTGGGCATCCGCAGTGACCAACTGTTGACGAATGGGACTCGGGGGAAAGCCACGTTCGTATCCCGGACTCGGCTGAATTTAAATACCAGTTTTTTGGGCAATGATCTGCTGGTGACGCAATTGGAAGCGGGAAACCAGGGTCGGGATGCCATCTCGGAAAATCAACGGCAAAAAGGGGGCGTGCTGGAAACCCTAGGCATTTTAGCTGATGGTGGCGGATTGGATCCAGTGACCAGTGAAGCCGGGATACGCCTGCGCAAGCTGTACTATAGCTTCCAACCGATCGAGAACTTGACGGTGGCCGTGGGCACCGCTTTACCGCCGAGCGCTTTTGTGGATCACAATACCTTTGCCAATGACTCCGGGCAGAACTTCATTTCCAGCTTTTTCAGCAATAATCCGCTGATTGTGCAAAATGAAATCGATCGCGTTGGGGGAGCAGGGGTTGCGGTCAGTTGGCAGGTACAGGAAGCGTTGACACTGCGGGGACTGTTTGTGGGGGCCGATGCCAATGATCCGACACAAGGGTTATTCCACGATCGCTATCAAGGCACGATAGAAGCCGAGTATCAGTTTGACCAACCCATCACCCTACGCTTGCAGTATACCAACGGCAATGTCAACGGCAGTGTGATTAATGCCTTTGGAGCCAATGCTGAATGGGCGGTCAACCGTCAGTTTGGTGTATTTGCACGGGTGGGAATCGGCCACTACCAAGGCTTTAATCGAGCGCTGGGAGATGATTTGGATTTAAATCCTAAAACCTGGGCGATCGGAGGCATTTTACGGAATTTTGTGATTCCGGGATCCAAGGCAGGGTTAGCGATCGGTCAGCCATTTGTCACGAAGGATTTGGGCAATGCAACCCAAACGAATGTGGAAGCTTATTTTGGCTTGTTATTAAATGACTACATTAACTTCAGCCCCTCGGTCATGGTGTTGACCAATCCAGATAATCGCAAGGGAGCAACGGTGTGGCAATGGTCTTTACGGATGACCTTTGAGTTTTGA
- the clpB gene encoding ATP-dependent chaperone ClpB, translating into MQPTDPSKFTEKAWEAIVQSQDVVRRYKHQNLEAEHVMVALLEQADGLVGKVLTKAGVDVTRFFQQIDDFTQRQPKLGAVDQLYVGYSLEKLLDRAEIARNAAQETTIGVEHLLLGFTTDPRLGIRLFRAFNLDSKQLEVAIKEAKATQKALEAAGDTGRVAGLPSGGSSNGPTSALERFGRDLTELAREGKIDPVIGRDEEIRRVIQVLSRRSKNNPVLIGEPGVGKTAIVEGLAQRIIDGQVPESLKDRQLISLDMGSLIAGAKYRGEFEERLRTVLKEVMASEGQIVLFIDELHTVVGAGGNQGSMDASNLLKPMLARGELRCIGATTLNEYRQFIEKDAALERRFQQVLVEQPTVDDTVSILRGLKERYEAHHGVKIADSALVAAAQLSSRYIADRFLPDKAIDLVDEASAKLRMEVTSKPAALESLERRLAQLEMEKRSLEDESKSPTASASAKSRVEKIEKEIATLEVRKNDLSSRWESEKRLLDERNEELKKEEQLRNQIKQAEREFDYNNMYRFRYELEKLESERAAREQEITKLQAQGSTLAREQVTESDIAEIVAKWTGIPVNRLMESERQKLLNLERHLHGRVIGQNDAVEAVAAAIRRARSGMKDLHRPIGSFLFMGPTGVGKTELARALAEILFDAEDAMIRLDMSEYMDKSSVMRVIGAPPGYVGYEEGGQLTEAVRRKPYSVVLFDEVEKAHPDVFNILLQVLDDGRITDGQGRTVSFSNTVIVMTSNIGSEHILEVAGDDGRYHEMEARVMAALQKHFRPEFLNRIDDTILFHPLSRQELSSIVGLQIQKIAGLLADQKISLEITDAAKVHIADAGYDPTYGARPLKRAIQRQLQNPIATKLLENAFAAGDTIVIDCQDGKLTFGRKVRADKKEEVPIS; encoded by the coding sequence ATGCAACCGACTGATCCGAGCAAGTTTACCGAAAAGGCATGGGAAGCCATTGTCCAGTCCCAAGATGTTGTTCGTCGCTACAAGCACCAGAACTTGGAGGCTGAGCATGTGATGGTGGCACTGCTGGAACAGGCTGATGGTCTGGTGGGCAAAGTTCTGACCAAGGCGGGCGTAGATGTGACCCGCTTCTTCCAGCAAATTGATGACTTTACCCAGCGCCAACCCAAGCTAGGGGCAGTTGACCAATTATATGTGGGCTATAGCCTAGAGAAGCTCCTCGATCGGGCGGAAATTGCCCGGAACGCAGCCCAGGAAACCACGATCGGTGTGGAGCACTTGCTGCTGGGCTTTACGACCGACCCGCGCTTGGGGATTCGGCTGTTTCGGGCATTCAATCTAGATAGTAAGCAATTAGAAGTCGCAATTAAGGAAGCCAAGGCCACTCAAAAGGCCCTGGAAGCGGCAGGGGATACGGGTCGAGTGGCAGGTTTACCCAGTGGCGGGTCTAGCAATGGCCCCACTTCGGCCTTGGAACGGTTTGGCCGTGACCTAACGGAACTGGCGCGGGAGGGCAAGATTGATCCCGTGATCGGTCGAGATGAGGAAATTCGGCGGGTGATTCAAGTTCTCTCGCGACGGAGTAAAAATAATCCGGTCTTGATTGGAGAACCGGGGGTGGGCAAAACGGCGATCGTGGAAGGGTTGGCCCAGCGGATTATTGATGGGCAGGTGCCAGAGTCACTCAAGGATCGACAGTTGATTTCCCTAGACATGGGATCGCTGATTGCGGGGGCCAAGTACCGAGGCGAATTTGAGGAACGGTTGCGGACGGTGCTCAAGGAAGTGATGGCCTCGGAAGGGCAAATTGTGCTGTTCATTGATGAGTTGCACACCGTCGTGGGCGCGGGGGGCAACCAAGGCTCTATGGACGCCAGCAACTTGCTGAAGCCAATGTTGGCGCGGGGTGAGTTGCGCTGCATTGGCGCAACAACGCTGAATGAGTACCGTCAATTTATTGAAAAAGACGCGGCTTTAGAGCGACGATTCCAGCAGGTCTTGGTGGAGCAGCCGACGGTGGATGATACAGTCTCGATCCTGCGGGGACTGAAGGAGCGCTATGAGGCGCACCATGGCGTGAAAATTGCGGATTCGGCCTTAGTGGCAGCGGCGCAATTGTCTTCGCGCTATATTGCCGATCGGTTTTTGCCGGATAAGGCGATCGATCTGGTGGATGAAGCCTCGGCCAAGTTACGCATGGAAGTGACCTCGAAACCAGCGGCGTTGGAATCGTTGGAGCGGCGGTTAGCACAATTAGAGATGGAGAAGCGGTCGTTAGAGGATGAGAGCAAGTCCCCAACGGCATCGGCATCGGCCAAGAGTCGAGTCGAGAAGATTGAGAAGGAAATTGCGACACTAGAAGTTCGGAAGAATGATCTCAGCAGTCGTTGGGAGTCAGAAAAGCGATTGCTAGATGAACGCAATGAAGAACTGAAAAAGGAAGAGCAATTACGCAATCAAATCAAACAGGCAGAGCGAGAGTTTGATTACAACAACATGTATCGTTTCCGCTATGAGTTGGAGAAATTAGAATCGGAACGGGCTGCACGGGAACAAGAGATTACTAAGCTACAAGCGCAGGGTTCGACCCTGGCACGGGAACAGGTAACGGAGTCGGATATCGCAGAGATTGTAGCCAAGTGGACCGGCATTCCCGTCAATCGGTTAATGGAATCGGAGCGGCAAAAGTTACTAAACCTAGAACGGCATTTGCACGGTCGGGTGATTGGGCAGAATGATGCGGTGGAAGCTGTGGCAGCGGCAATCCGGCGAGCCCGATCGGGTATGAAGGATCTCCATCGTCCGATCGGCTCCTTTCTCTTCATGGGGCCTACGGGCGTCGGCAAGACGGAGTTAGCGCGGGCCTTGGCGGAAATTTTGTTTGACGCAGAAGATGCCATGATCCGGCTGGATATGTCGGAATATATGGACAAAAGTTCGGTGATGCGGGTGATTGGTGCCCCTCCGGGCTATGTGGGTTATGAGGAAGGTGGGCAACTCACCGAGGCCGTGCGGCGCAAACCCTATTCGGTCGTCCTGTTTGATGAAGTAGAAAAAGCGCACCCGGATGTGTTTAACATTCTGCTGCAAGTGTTAGATGATGGGCGAATTACCGATGGACAGGGCCGCACCGTCAGTTTTAGCAACACGGTGATTGTGATGACGAGTAACATTGGCAGCGAACACATTTTAGAAGTTGCTGGAGATGATGGGCGCTATCACGAAATGGAAGCTCGGGTGATGGCGGCCTTGCAAAAGCATTTTCGTCCAGAATTTCTGAATCGGATTGACGATACGATTTTGTTCCATCCCTTGAGTCGCCAAGAATTGAGCAGCATTGTAGGCTTGCAGATTCAAAAGATTGCGGGCTTGTTAGCGGATCAAAAGATTTCGCTGGAAATTACGGATGCGGCGAAGGTGCACATTGCCGATGCAGGCTATGACCCAACCTATGGCGCACGCCCCCTGAAGCGGGCGATTCAGCGACAGTTACAGAACCCGATCGCGACGAAGTTGCTAGAAAATGCCTTCGCAGCAGGAGATACGATCGTGATTGACTGTCAGGATGGGAAATTAACGTTTGGTCGCAAGGTGAGAGCTGACAAGAAGGAAGAAGTCCCGATTTCCTAG